The genomic DNA TCGCGGGCACCATCAGCGCCGCCCTGGCGCGGCTGCCGGGCGGGGTCATCTACCTCTCGCAGGACCTGGAGTTCCGTGCCCCCGTCCGCATCGGCGACGAGGTCACCGCCGACGTCGAGGTCGTCGAGGACCTGGGCAAGGACCGCTTCCGCCTCCGCACCACCGTCGAGTCCGAGGGGCGGACCGTCATCGACGGCGAGGCCGTCGTCCTCATCGAGGACGTCCCGGACCACGACTGACCCGGCGCCCGGAGCCACGCGCCGTCGCTTCTCACGTCCCGGCCAGGAACCGCCGGACGCTCCCGACGAACCGTTCGGGCGCCTCCCGCGGCGTCCAGTGGCCGCAGTCGCCGAACACCTCCAGCGACGCGCCCGTCCGCTCGGCTGCCTCGACCGACCACGACGAGGGCAGCAGCGGGTCCCGTTTCCCGTGGACGAACAGCGTCTCGGCGTCGAGCTGCCCCAGCCGGTCCGAGTAGTCCGTCCGGAGCCCGTCGCCCCGGAACTCGTCGCGCTGCCACGACGCCACCGTTCGCCCGACGGCCGCCGACCCGACCGTCTCGTACACGTCGGCCACGAGGTCCTCCGGCGGCGCACCGCCGGTCATCGTCCGCAGGTGCTCGCGGACGGCCGTCCGGCTGCTCCCGACGGTCGCCCACCAGCCGCGGTGGGCGAACGGCGTCCGGAGCATCGTCGCGGCCACCGGTCGCCACGGCGCGTCGGCGCCCAGCCCGTAGCTGTTGACGAGGACGAGCCGCCCGACGTCGTGGGCGAGCGCGTGTCCCAGCGCGACCGCGCCGCCCATCGAGACCCCCACGAGCGCCGGGTCGTCGAGGCCACGGTCCGCGAGGAACGCCCGCAGCGCACGCCGGAAGAACGCCGTCGTGTACGAGACCCGCGGCTTCTCGCTCCCGCCGTGGCCCGGGAGGTCCGGCGCGTAGACGCGGTGCTCGTCGGCGAGTGCCGGCAGGAGGTACCGGAAGGAGACGTCGGCCGCGTCCAGCCCGATGCCGTGCAGCAGGACGACCGGCGGGGCATCCTCGGCGCCGGCGACCCGGTAACGGACCCCGGTCTCGCGTGGGTTGTTGCGGCCGTCGCCCGTCTCGAGCGTCGTGTGGCGGACCTCGCCTGCCGGTGTCTCGCTCGTCGGCTCGCTCACTGCACCCGCCTCGGGGCCGGAGCGATAACCCGGTTTCGGATGGGCCCGACTGGTTCGCGCCCCGTGCCGATGCGCCCCAAACTTCTCCTCGGCACGACCGCACGCGGTCGTATATGCAGCTTCTCGGATGGCTCCGGCACCTCCGGGAAGACGACCCCTGGACGTTCCGGCTCGCGGTCACGTCGCTCGCGCTGCTCGCGGTGTGGCCGCTCTGGTTCGGCGTCGGCGGGGCGCTCGGCGTCTTCGGCTTCGGGGGCGTCGACTTCAAGGCCTACTACCTCGCGGGCCTGCGCGTGCGTGACGGACTCCCGCTGTACGGCACCGGCCCGGTCGACGCGGTCCCGGAGCCCCGTGCCGTCCGGTTCCTCTACCCCCCGGTCGTCGCTGCCCCGTTCGTGCTGCTGACCCTCCTGTCACCGCTCCCGGCCCGGGTCGCGTTCCTCGCCCTCCAGTTCGGCTTCCTCTGGTGCTCGGTGCTCGTGCTCCTGCGCGCCTGGGGGGTCCGCCCCACCCGTGGGGAGGCGCTCGCCGCCGGCTGGCTGCTGGCCGGCGTCCAGCCGGTCGTCTTCACGCTGCGGACCGGCAACATCACGGGATTCGTCGCGGGACTGCTGTGTCTGAGTGCGGCCGTCACGCTCGGTCCCGACGCCGACGACCGGCCGTTCCTCGGTGGCGCCCTCGCGGCGGTCGCAGCCGTCCCGAAATCCTACGTCGCGCCCGCCGGGGCGCACCTGCTCGGCGACCGGCGACGGCTCGCGGGTGCGGCCCTCGCCGGCCTCGCGCTCGCTGTTGCGGGCCTCGCGCTGTTCGGACCGGCGACCACCCGGGAGTACGTGGACGTCCTGACGGCCGGGAACGCGTGGGGGGCGCCCCGGCCGCCGGCGGCGCTCCCCCGGCACTACCGCCCGTTCGCGTGGTTCGAGCGGTTCCCGCCCTGGCGCACTCTGCTCCGGGTCGGGATTCTCCTGACCGCCCTCTCGACCGCGCTCGCCGCGACGGCGGACGAACGGGCGACGGCGTTCGCGATGGGCTGTGTGACGGTCCCGCTGGCGGCCCCGAGTGCGGATACGCTCACGCTGCTGGTCGCCGTGCCGGGACTGCTGGTCGCGGGTCTCACCGAGTCCCGGCGGCACGGGTATCCGGCCGTGGTCCTCGTCGGCGCGCTCGGTGTCCAGACGAGCGTGTACGCCGTCCGGGTGCTCCGCCAC from Haloglomus litoreum includes the following:
- a CDS encoding alpha/beta fold hydrolase, which encodes MSEPTSETPAGEVRHTTLETGDGRNNPRETGVRYRVAGAEDAPPVVLLHGIGLDAADVSFRYLLPALADEHRVYAPDLPGHGGSEKPRVSYTTAFFRRALRAFLADRGLDDPALVGVSMGGAVALGHALAHDVGRLVLVNSYGLGADAPWRPVAATMLRTPFAHRGWWATVGSSRTAVREHLRTMTGGAPPEDLVADVYETVGSAAVGRTVASWQRDEFRGDGLRTDYSDRLGQLDAETLFVHGKRDPLLPSSWSVEAAERTGASLEVFGDCGHWTPREAPERFVGSVRRFLAGT
- a CDS encoding glycosyltransferase family 87 protein, yielding MQLLGWLRHLREDDPWTFRLAVTSLALLAVWPLWFGVGGALGVFGFGGVDFKAYYLAGLRVRDGLPLYGTGPVDAVPEPRAVRFLYPPVVAAPFVLLTLLSPLPARVAFLALQFGFLWCSVLVLLRAWGVRPTRGEALAAGWLLAGVQPVVFTLRTGNITGFVAGLLCLSAAVTLGPDADDRPFLGGALAAVAAVPKSYVAPAGAHLLGDRRRLAGAALAGLALAVAGLALFGPATTREYVDVLTAGNAWGAPRPPAALPRHYRPFAWFERFPPWRTLLRVGILLTALSTALAATADERATAFAMGCVTVPLAAPSADTLTLLVAVPGLLVAGLTESRRHGYPAVVLVGALGVQTSVYAVRVLRHYGPTYIPGMPWALVRPFVVLQPGTAGLLAVFGLCVVRVWRGRLQVPDSGA